A single genomic interval of uncultured Desulfobacter sp. harbors:
- a CDS encoding AEC family transporter, whose translation MIIINTLFPLLAMMALGYMLKRQGMTSDEFLKTLDKLVYYIFFPVMLFWKTAKSTGTDASGTGLLIAALGTVFLASLVSYFYIRTTKMPNKSVGSFFQASIRFNTYIGMATVLTVLGEEGVRLFSILIGCLIPVINVLSVAVLIWHSGRTPSVGQRLWLLLRALISNPLIIGCALGLLLSGTGYGLPTFINNFLALVASMTLPLALISIGGTLSFAGISRHWPNALAAVAIKLVILPVTGYILLTQFSVSDTAFKTGMIYFCLPTSTAISVLSAQLNSDVELASTAVMISTVLSFISLSVALIL comes from the coding sequence ATGATAATCATTAACACACTGTTCCCCCTGCTCGCCATGATGGCATTGGGCTATATGCTCAAGCGCCAGGGCATGACATCGGATGAATTTTTAAAGACCCTTGATAAACTGGTGTACTATATTTTTTTTCCGGTCATGCTTTTCTGGAAAACAGCCAAATCCACCGGTACGGACGCATCCGGAACCGGGCTTCTTATAGCCGCACTTGGGACTGTCTTTCTGGCGTCCCTGGTCTCTTATTTTTACATACGCACAACAAAAATGCCGAACAAATCGGTTGGATCGTTTTTCCAGGCATCAATCCGGTTTAACACCTATATCGGCATGGCCACCGTCCTTACCGTTCTCGGTGAAGAGGGCGTAAGGCTCTTCAGTATCCTTATCGGATGCCTGATTCCTGTCATCAATGTGCTTTCGGTTGCTGTGCTGATCTGGCATTCAGGCCGCACCCCGTCCGTGGGTCAACGCCTATGGCTTTTGTTACGGGCCTTGATCTCCAATCCGCTGATCATTGGATGTGCCTTGGGCCTGCTCTTATCCGGTACCGGATATGGCCTGCCCACTTTTATCAATAACTTTCTTGCCCTGGTGGCTTCCATGACGCTGCCGCTTGCCTTGATCTCCATAGGCGGCACCCTCAGTTTTGCAGGCATTTCAAGGCATTGGCCCAATGCCCTGGCCGCTGTGGCCATCAAACTGGTTATCCTGCCGGTCACGGGATATATTCTGCTTACACAATTTTCCGTATCTGATACAGCATTCAAAACAGGTATGATTTATTTCTGCCTGCCTACCTCCACGGCTATTTCCGTATTATCAGCCCAACTGAATTCAGATGTGGAACTGGCATCCACAGCAGTGATGATATCAACAGTACTCTCCTTTATCTCACTGTCTGTGGCGCTTATCTTATAA
- a CDS encoding Xaa-Pro peptidase family protein: MINTLLPLDLTPETEIGRRIQTLKEKMALAGVDGVFLSHRPDYYYFSGSGQEAWLYVALEHEPLLFVKRYLPRAVAESPLTQIVPVHSVTEIPQIIKDSHGGFPKTMGIAFDLVPVRDFRFYQSLFFGCNWQDATPLIMSCRAIKSEYELGIMQDVGKISSRVFNFIADNLEPGIRETDLAGRIEAFARTQGHSGRLQTRHYRSVGFTFHIMGGESGGQSGALDSPVCGTGMYTAYPFGAGTRVIEKNDPVLIDLGTMAFGYHMDESRMFVAGKMGNQADAASQAAIDILYHVKDAMKPGVAMKTIFQMSVTMAKKLGYGEQFLGLPGLKSKFLGHGIGIELVEDPIISKSRSTELEPGMVFAVEPKFIFKDRFAAGIESVIQITETGSRFLSTVPNKVFMV; this comes from the coding sequence ATGATAAACACGCTTTTGCCTCTGGATCTGACCCCTGAAACAGAAATCGGCCGGCGAATACAAACCCTGAAAGAAAAAATGGCCCTGGCCGGCGTGGACGGCGTATTTTTGTCCCACAGACCGGATTATTACTACTTCAGCGGCTCGGGCCAGGAGGCCTGGTTGTATGTGGCCCTGGAACATGAGCCCCTTTTATTCGTAAAAAGATACCTTCCCAGGGCGGTTGCCGAAAGTCCGCTGACCCAAATTGTCCCGGTTCATTCCGTCACGGAAATTCCCCAGATCATCAAGGACAGTCACGGCGGTTTTCCAAAAACCATGGGCATCGCTTTTGACCTTGTTCCGGTCAGGGATTTCAGGTTTTATCAGTCATTGTTTTTTGGCTGTAACTGGCAGGATGCCACGCCGTTGATCATGTCCTGCCGGGCAATAAAGTCCGAATATGAACTTGGCATTATGCAGGATGTGGGAAAAATATCCAGCCGGGTATTTAATTTCATTGCCGATAACCTTGAACCCGGCATCCGGGAAACAGATCTGGCCGGCCGGATTGAAGCCTTTGCCAGGACCCAGGGCCACTCGGGCCGCCTTCAGACACGCCATTACAGATCCGTTGGATTTACCTTCCATATCATGGGCGGTGAAAGCGGGGGGCAGTCAGGGGCACTTGATTCTCCGGTATGCGGCACCGGTATGTACACCGCCTATCCCTTTGGTGCAGGCACCCGGGTGATTGAAAAAAATGATCCCGTACTCATTGATCTCGGCACCATGGCTTTTGGCTATCACATGGATGAATCCCGGATGTTTGTGGCCGGAAAAATGGGCAACCAGGCTGATGCTGCAAGCCAGGCAGCCATTGACATTCTTTACCATGTCAAGGATGCCATGAAACCTGGTGTTGCCATGAAAACGATTTTTCAGATGTCCGTGACCATGGCAAAGAAGTTGGGATATGGGGAACAGTTTTTAGGCCTTCCCGGATTAAAATCCAAATTTTTAGGGCATGGCATTGGCATTGAACTGGTGGAAGACCCCATCATTTCAAAAAGCCGAAGCACTGAACTTGAACCGGGAATGGTGTTTGCCGTGGAGCCGAAATTTATTTTCAAAGACCGGTTTGCCGCAGGCATAGAAAGCGTGATCCAGATAACGGAAACCGGCAGCCGTTTTCTGAGCACAGTACCCAACAAGGTGTTCATGGTCTGA
- a CDS encoding peptidylprolyl isomerase produces the protein MADLTAIMETSKGTINITLFADKTPYTVGNFVNLAKREYYNGLTFHRVISDFMIQGGCPYGNGMGGPGYEFEDEFKKDLKHDKPGILSMANAGPGTNGSQFFITHGPTPHLDGMHTVFGAVVSQEDQDVVNSITQGDTIESITIKGNVGSVFKKVKAKLDEWNKTLNKSFPNLPKA, from the coding sequence ATGGCAGATTTGACAGCAATTATGGAAACGTCAAAAGGCACCATTAACATTACGCTTTTTGCAGACAAGACCCCGTATACCGTGGGAAATTTTGTAAACCTTGCCAAACGGGAATATTATAACGGCTTAACCTTTCATCGTGTAATTTCGGATTTCATGATCCAGGGCGGATGTCCTTACGGCAATGGTATGGGCGGCCCGGGCTACGAATTTGAAGATGAATTTAAAAAAGATCTTAAACATGACAAGCCCGGCATCCTGTCAATGGCTAATGCCGGCCCCGGGACAAACGGCAGCCAGTTTTTTATTACCCATGGACCCACGCCTCATCTCGACGGTATGCACACGGTATTTGGGGCCGTTGTCAGCCAGGAAGACCAGGACGTGGTCAACAGTATTACCCAGGGAGATACCATTGAAAGCATCACCATCAAAGGCAATGTGGGTTCTGTGTTCAAAAAGGTTAAAGCCAAACTGGATGAGTGGAATAAAACGTTGAATAAGTCCTTTCCCAATCTTCCCAAAGCTTAG
- a CDS encoding pancreas/duodenum homeobox protein 1, protein MVQKDFDSILTQEFLDELLPPERSDQFFEALYGDASEGAYDIRLEPISISGSRIVLAFNLQRRPDKCLVCSLTYGLPNVFTRHPLINIKGIIEKIKDAGIPAKNWRLGDTEENSSSLHIIPLYIDLD, encoded by the coding sequence ATGGTTCAAAAAGATTTTGACAGCATACTCACCCAGGAATTTTTAGATGAACTGTTGCCGCCTGAAAGAAGTGATCAATTTTTTGAAGCGCTGTATGGTGATGCCTCAGAAGGCGCCTATGACATCAGGCTGGAGCCTATCAGTATTTCCGGCAGCCGGATTGTCCTTGCCTTTAATCTGCAGCGCCGGCCGGACAAATGTCTGGTGTGCAGCCTGACATACGGACTGCCCAATGTATTTACCCGACACCCCCTGATCAATATCAAAGGAATAATTGAAAAAATCAAAGACGCCGGAATTCCGGCGAAAAACTGGCGTTTAGGGGATACCGAGGAAAATTCTTCGTCCCTTCATATCATCCCTCTGTACATTGACCTGGATTGA
- a CDS encoding 4Fe-4S dicluster domain-containing protein, giving the protein MKTLKIFRGFDLNVAEQPDLSCAHLALPSSLGGCAGDIPHIRPKLLVKEGQRIKTGEALFTDKRDTTIQYVSPGTGQVETVIYGPRRRLMEVVIATESEDEYVEYDPVDLDGIAGMPRDALVACLKKGGLWQGLRQFPALDFADSDHSPAMIIVAMDGNDLFSPRPDIILKDNIAAFEAGMAVLRRFSQRLAVVCRESSLEGIWEIGRSVAEQITHTAPDIYPAWIPGAVLYQIKQQAAENSAWCIHLDHLVMMGRFLLSGRYPVEKIVTITGPGERQPHMRVRQGTPLSALIGTIPENGLVTTGRFNGRILEADAHIGFFENTVNIIEAGAGEEMFGFARPGLDKPTLSSTFLSSVFKRPAKMDCILHGEKRACINCSYCERICPNDLMPAFIMKALHADDLEDALALGLMDCCRCGLCSFVCPSKIELTQILSDAMDAYYKDQ; this is encoded by the coding sequence ATGAAAACGTTAAAAATTTTCCGGGGGTTTGACCTGAATGTGGCTGAACAGCCTGATTTGAGTTGTGCTCACCTGGCACTGCCTTCAAGTCTGGGGGGCTGCGCCGGGGACATACCGCATATCCGGCCCAAATTGCTGGTTAAAGAGGGGCAGCGTATTAAAACCGGTGAGGCGCTGTTCACGGATAAGCGGGATACAACCATTCAATATGTCTCACCGGGAACCGGTCAGGTAGAAACGGTTATTTACGGACCCCGGCGACGCCTGATGGAGGTGGTGATCGCAACAGAGTCCGAAGATGAATATGTTGAATATGATCCGGTTGATTTGGACGGGATCGCCGGTATGCCCCGGGATGCGCTTGTGGCGTGTTTGAAAAAAGGCGGCCTATGGCAGGGCCTGCGCCAGTTTCCAGCCCTGGATTTCGCCGACTCCGATCATTCCCCTGCCATGATTATTGTAGCCATGGACGGCAATGATCTTTTTTCGCCGCGTCCGGATATCATCCTTAAAGACAACATTGCTGCCTTTGAAGCGGGCATGGCGGTTTTGCGCAGATTTTCACAACGGCTTGCCGTGGTCTGCCGGGAGAGCAGCCTGGAAGGCATCTGGGAGATAGGCCGTTCCGTGGCGGAACAGATCACCCATACCGCCCCGGACATCTATCCGGCCTGGATTCCCGGTGCCGTGCTTTATCAGATCAAACAACAGGCGGCGGAGAACAGCGCCTGGTGTATCCACCTGGATCACCTGGTCATGATGGGCCGTTTTTTACTTTCCGGCCGGTATCCGGTTGAAAAGATCGTTACCATCACCGGGCCCGGGGAGCGGCAGCCCCATATGCGGGTCCGCCAGGGCACGCCTTTGTCTGCCCTGATTGGGACGATTCCAGAGAATGGTCTTGTCACCACAGGCCGGTTCAACGGCCGTATTCTGGAAGCGGATGCCCATATCGGTTTTTTTGAAAACACGGTCAATATCATTGAGGCCGGAGCCGGGGAGGAGATGTTTGGTTTTGCCCGACCCGGCCTTGATAAACCCACGCTCTCGTCCACATTTTTATCTTCCGTGTTCAAGCGTCCGGCAAAAATGGATTGCATCCTTCACGGAGAAAAGCGGGCCTGCATCAATTGCTCCTATTGCGAACGAATCTGCCCCAATGACCTTATGCCCGCCTTTATCATGAAGGCGCTGCATGCAGATGACCTTGAAGACGCATTGGCGCTTGGGCTCATGGACTGCTGTAGATGCGGACTGTGCTCATTTGTCTGCCCTTCCAAAATTGAACTGACCCAAATACTTTCGGACGCCATGGATGCATATTACAAGGATCAATAA
- a CDS encoding NADH:ubiquinone reductase (Na(+)-transporting) subunit B, which translates to MKNPLKKFFDDTKPLFTGDGKYKKYEPIWDAIKTLFFLPSTKTRVMPFVRDHLDLKRYMSIVILALLPVTFFGIYNTGYQAGIGAGESWSVTRCFLVGAWYVLPIIMVSYAVGLAWEFLFAVVRRHNISEGFLVTGLLFPLTLPPTTPLWQVALGISFGVVIGKEVFGGTGRNILNPALTGRAFLFFSYPVSMSGDVWVAGKHLVDGVTGATALSVTGAGGQSITAALGDAGYSLGRLFTGFVPGSVGETSALCCLIGAAILMVTRIANYRIIIGGIAGFVITTIIVYLIPGGQDSWSNAGPLYHLCAGGFLFGISFMATDPVSAPGTNPGRWIFGAAIGFLTVIIRVGNPAFMEGVMLAILFMNVFAPLLDHLVLKYKSSKRIPNV; encoded by the coding sequence ATGAAAAATCCTTTAAAAAAATTTTTTGATGATACAAAGCCCTTGTTTACCGGGGACGGCAAGTATAAAAAGTATGAACCTATCTGGGACGCCATAAAAACACTTTTCTTTCTGCCTTCGACGAAGACCCGTGTCATGCCTTTTGTCCGGGATCATTTGGATTTGAAACGGTACATGAGCATCGTCATCCTGGCGCTTTTGCCGGTGACCTTTTTCGGGATATACAATACCGGATATCAGGCCGGTATCGGGGCCGGGGAATCTTGGTCCGTGACCCGATGTTTTCTTGTTGGCGCCTGGTATGTGCTGCCCATAATCATGGTCTCCTATGCGGTGGGGCTTGCCTGGGAGTTTCTTTTTGCCGTGGTGCGGCGGCATAATATATCCGAAGGATTTCTTGTCACAGGACTGCTTTTTCCCTTGACCCTGCCCCCGACAACCCCTTTGTGGCAGGTGGCCCTTGGCATCTCCTTCGGGGTGGTCATCGGCAAGGAGGTGTTTGGCGGAACGGGCCGCAATATCCTTAACCCGGCGCTGACCGGGCGGGCCTTTTTGTTTTTCTCCTACCCGGTCTCCATGTCCGGGGATGTCTGGGTGGCGGGCAAACATCTGGTGGACGGCGTGACCGGGGCCACGGCGCTTTCCGTGACAGGCGCCGGTGGGCAGTCCATCACCGCAGCCCTGGGTGATGCAGGGTATTCTTTGGGCCGGCTTTTCACAGGATTTGTGCCGGGCAGTGTGGGGGAAACATCGGCGCTCTGCTGTCTGATCGGTGCCGCCATTCTCATGGTGACCCGCATTGCCAATTACAGGATCATTATCGGCGGCATTGCAGGGTTTGTCATCACCACGATTATTGTTTACCTGATCCCCGGGGGCCAGGATTCCTGGTCCAATGCCGGTCCCCTTTACCATTTGTGTGCCGGTGGCTTTCTTTTCGGCATCTCCTTTATGGCCACGGATCCGGTCTCCGCGCCGGGCACCAATCCGGGCCGCTGGATTTTCGGGGCTGCCATTGGTTTTCTAACCGTGATTATCCGGGTGGGCAACCCTGCCTTCATGGAGGGGGTGATGCTGGCGATTCTATTCATGAACGTGTTTGCGCCTTTGCTGGACCACCTGGTACTCAAGTACAAATCGTCAAAGAGGATTCCCAATGTTTAA
- a CDS encoding FMN-binding protein has product MFKKNSKAHAILFALVLSLVCSLLITAAATGFKDRQQENMALDKKVNLLRAAGLVDAGQSPGKDTINTLYDQRIKEVFLDQRGKVMETEDPDGMHLYFVHAQGAGDDHDFNNISGYIVPINTRGLWGKIHGYLAFENDGQTVSGFSVFSHSETPGLGGEIESAWFQKNFKGKKILNSQDEFVSIGIAKGKAGNLPKNKQENYVDGISGATLTGRYLSEGIKNTLMKYEGVSVTFRQKQLKTETRKR; this is encoded by the coding sequence ATGTTTAAGAAAAATTCAAAAGCCCATGCCATCCTTTTTGCCCTTGTCCTGTCCCTGGTATGCAGCCTTTTGATTACGGCGGCGGCAACGGGTTTTAAGGATCGACAGCAGGAAAATATGGCCCTGGACAAAAAAGTGAACCTGTTGCGGGCCGCAGGCCTTGTGGATGCGGGGCAAAGCCCTGGGAAAGACACCATCAACACCCTTTATGACCAACGTATAAAAGAAGTTTTTCTGGACCAACGGGGAAAAGTCATGGAAACGGAAGACCCTGACGGCATGCATCTGTATTTTGTCCATGCACAGGGCGCCGGGGATGACCATGATTTCAATAATATTTCCGGTTATATCGTGCCCATCAATACCCGGGGGCTGTGGGGAAAAATCCATGGGTATCTTGCCTTTGAAAATGACGGGCAGACCGTATCGGGATTTTCCGTGTTCAGCCACTCTGAAACCCCGGGCCTTGGCGGGGAGATCGAAAGTGCCTGGTTCCAGAAGAATTTCAAGGGCAAAAAAATCCTCAATTCCCAGGATGAATTTGTTTCCATAGGTATTGCTAAGGGAAAGGCCGGTAATCTGCCCAAAAATAAACAGGAGAATTATGTGGACGGTATCTCCGGGGCCACCCTGACAGGCAGATATCTGTCCGAAGGCATTAAAAATACCCTGATGAAGTACGAGGGGGTATCCGTCACCTTCCGGCAGAAACAATTGAAGACTGAAACGCGTAAAAGGTGA
- a CDS encoding NADH:ubiquinone reductase (Na(+)-transporting) subunit D, which translates to MQLKSRKEYQGILVNGLWSQNPVAYQVLGICSALAVTVKMSTAIVMALALTAVTACSSMIISSMRKIIPSNIRIIVELAVISTLVIVTDQVLKAYFYDISKQLSIFVGLIITNCIVLGRAESFALANDPIDAAVDGIANGLGYGLILVVVAFIRELLGSGKFLGFQVVPGFLYDLGFQNMGLMVLAPGAFFVIGLLVWLKNSLPGISSQKK; encoded by the coding sequence ATGCAGCTTAAATCCAGAAAAGAATACCAAGGCATACTTGTCAATGGCTTGTGGAGCCAAAATCCTGTGGCCTACCAGGTGCTCGGGATCTGTTCGGCCCTGGCCGTGACCGTGAAGATGTCCACGGCCATTGTCATGGCCCTGGCCCTGACCGCGGTAACGGCCTGTTCATCCATGATCATCTCTTCCATGAGAAAGATCATTCCATCCAACATCCGGATCATTGTGGAACTGGCCGTCATTTCCACCCTGGTGATTGTGACCGACCAGGTGCTCAAAGCCTATTTTTATGACATTTCCAAACAGCTCTCCATTTTTGTGGGGTTGATCATCACCAACTGTATTGTTTTAGGCCGCGCCGAATCCTTTGCCCTGGCTAACGACCCCATTGATGCCGCCGTGGACGGCATCGCCAACGGCCTGGGCTATGGTCTAATCCTTGTGGTGGTGGCCTTTATACGGGAGCTTTTGGGGTCTGGAAAATTTTTAGGTTTCCAGGTGGTTCCCGGGTTTTTATATGACCTTGGTTTCCAGAACATGGGGCTGATGGTGCTGGCCCCGGGCGCCTTTTTTGTCATCGGCCTTCTGGTATGGCTGAAGAATTCTTTGCCCGGCATATCAAGTCAAAAAAAATAA
- the nqrE gene encoding NADH:ubiquinone reductase (Na(+)-transporting) subunit E, producing the protein MGDLFSLFINSVFIGNILLAYFLGMCSFIAVSKNVDTATGLGFAVIFVLSVTSPVNWVIYHGLLAPGALSWLGYPDLDLSFLKFITFVAVIAAMTQAVEMVIDRYSPGLYATLGVFLPLIAVNCAILGTSLFMVERNYTFMESIVFGAGSGTGWMLAIVTMAAIRKKARYSDVPEGLQGFGFTMIIAGLMAMTFMMFSGITL; encoded by the coding sequence ATGGGCGATCTGTTCAGTCTGTTTATCAATTCCGTTTTTATCGGCAACATCCTTCTGGCCTATTTCCTTGGGATGTGTTCCTTTATTGCAGTCTCTAAAAATGTGGATACTGCGACAGGGTTGGGGTTTGCCGTTATTTTTGTGCTGTCCGTCACAAGTCCGGTCAACTGGGTCATCTATCACGGGCTTCTGGCCCCGGGGGCTTTGTCCTGGCTGGGATATCCCGATCTTGACCTAAGCTTTTTAAAATTCATTACCTTTGTTGCCGTAATTGCCGCCATGACCCAGGCCGTGGAGATGGTCATTGACCGGTATTCCCCCGGGCTTTACGCCACGCTGGGTGTCTTTTTGCCCTTGATTGCCGTAAATTGCGCCATTCTGGGCACCAGTCTGTTCATGGTGGAGCGAAACTATACCTTCATGGAATCCATTGTGTTTGGCGCAGGTTCCGGCACAGGCTGGATGCTGGCCATTGTCACCATGGCCGCCATTCGCAAAAAGGCCCGGTATTCAGATGTGCCCGAGGGGCTGCAGGGATTCGGATTTACCATGATCATTGCCGGACTTATGGCCATGACGTTTATGATGTTTTCAGGCATCACCCTTTGA
- the nqrF gene encoding NADH:ubiquinone reductase (Na(+)-transporting) subunit F: MIYLISIVVFTVVIGILVAVLLFVEAKVTTKGEHVVTINGKADEALKISGNPTLLSALASKDIFLPSACGGSGSCGMCRCKVLEGGGSVLPTELSHLSRKEKAEGIRLSCQLKVKADLSIEMPESIFGIKKVEAEVISNKNVATFIKELVLRPSEPIDFKAGAYIQIDVPEYEIAFKNFHIASKYVSEWKKYNLMELTAKGIKPGFRAYSLANPPHEKHILMLNVRIATPPPGTEGIPPGFGSSYVFGLKPGDRVMVSGPYGEFMAKDTDREMCFVGGGAGMAPLRSHILHQLDGINSGRKISYWYGARSKKEMFYDEEFKELVEKYPNFSYHVALSEPEAEDNWTGKTGFINGYLVDEYLCTHEDPAEIEYYLCGPPPMINSVIHTLHEMGVEDDMIFYDKF, encoded by the coding sequence TTGATTTATCTTATCAGCATTGTGGTGTTTACCGTCGTTATCGGTATTCTGGTTGCGGTGCTTCTGTTTGTGGAAGCAAAAGTTACCACCAAAGGGGAACATGTGGTGACCATCAATGGTAAGGCCGATGAGGCTTTGAAGATTTCGGGCAATCCTACGCTTTTGTCGGCCCTGGCGAGTAAAGACATTTTTCTGCCCTCGGCCTGCGGCGGATCCGGGTCCTGCGGCATGTGCCGGTGCAAGGTCCTTGAGGGCGGCGGCAGCGTGCTGCCCACGGAGCTGTCGCATTTAAGCCGGAAGGAAAAGGCGGAAGGGATTCGTCTCTCCTGCCAGCTCAAAGTCAAGGCGGATCTTTCCATTGAAATGCCTGAATCCATTTTCGGCATTAAAAAAGTGGAAGCTGAAGTCATATCCAATAAAAATGTGGCCACGTTTATCAAAGAACTTGTGCTGCGTCCCTCTGAGCCCATTGACTTCAAGGCCGGGGCCTATATTCAAATTGATGTGCCTGAATATGAAATTGCTTTTAAAAATTTTCATATCGCAAGCAAGTATGTCAGCGAATGGAAAAAGTATAATCTGATGGAACTGACCGCCAAAGGAATAAAACCGGGATTTAGGGCCTATTCCCTGGCCAATCCCCCCCATGAAAAACATATTCTCATGCTCAACGTACGTATTGCAACGCCGCCGCCGGGAACGGAAGGCATTCCCCCAGGATTTGGCTCATCCTATGTGTTCGGGCTTAAACCCGGCGACCGGGTTATGGTGTCAGGCCCTTACGGGGAATTCATGGCAAAGGATACGGACCGGGAGATGTGCTTTGTCGGCGGAGGGGCAGGCATGGCGCCTTTGCGTTCCCATATCCTGCACCAGTTGGATGGTATTAACTCCGGCCGCAAAATATCTTACTGGTACGGGGCCAGATCCAAAAAAGAGATGTTTTACGACGAGGAATTTAAAGAACTTGTGGAAAAATATCCTAATTTCTCCTACCATGTGGCCCTGTCCGAACCCGAGGCGGAGGACAACTGGACCGGGAAGACCGGGTTTATCAACGGTTATCTTGTGGATGAATACTTATGCACCCATGAAGATCCGGCTGAGATTGAGTATTACCTGTGCGGACCGCCGCCCATGATTAATTCCGTCATTCACACCCTTCACGAGATGGGTGTGGAAGATGATATGATATTTTATGACAAGTTTTAA
- a CDS encoding dihydroorotate dehydrogenase — MQTTFLGKTLHTPLVLASGVLGNNKAILERVWENGCGLPTMKSIGPAPREGHKNPTVIDLGNGMINAVGLPSPGYLNMEEEWQELSDRAFPVNASIYGGSVDEFVRVAEFVSAQGPDFIELNISCPNSDEHGMLFGVNAQSSHDVVAAVKKVIHVPLIAKLTPAAPDIAGIAKACEDAGADAICAINTAGPGMIIDIESRCPVLAFKTGGLSGPMIKPIAVRCVYDIFRSVSIPIIGLGGISTGKDAIEIIMAGATLVGIGTAVRYRGINVFDKVNKEINDWLTAHDTTMEEIRGAAHREAL; from the coding sequence ATGCAAACCACGTTTTTAGGGAAAACCCTGCACACCCCTTTGGTGCTGGCATCGGGCGTTCTCGGCAACAATAAAGCCATTCTGGAACGGGTCTGGGAAAACGGGTGCGGGCTTCCCACCATGAAATCCATTGGCCCCGCCCCCCGGGAAGGCCATAAGAATCCAACGGTCATTGACCTTGGCAACGGCATGATTAATGCCGTGGGGCTGCCTTCCCCGGGCTACTTGAATATGGAAGAGGAGTGGCAGGAACTGTCAGACCGGGCCTTTCCCGTAAACGCCAGCATCTACGGCGGGTCTGTGGACGAGTTTGTCCGGGTGGCGGAATTTGTATCAGCCCAGGGACCGGATTTTATTGAACTGAATATCTCCTGTCCCAATTCGGATGAACACGGCATGCTGTTCGGGGTTAACGCCCAGTCCTCCCATGATGTTGTGGCAGCGGTGAAAAAAGTGATTCATGTGCCCCTGATTGCCAAACTGACGCCGGCTGCCCCGGATATCGCAGGCATAGCAAAGGCGTGTGAGGATGCCGGTGCCGATGCCATCTGTGCCATTAATACGGCCGGGCCGGGCATGATTATCGACATTGAGTCCCGGTGTCCGGTACTTGCCTTTAAAACGGGCGGGCTTTCCGGTCCCATGATCAAACCCATTGCCGTGCGCTGTGTGTACGATATTTTTCGGTCCGTCTCCATTCCAATTATTGGTCTGGGCGGCATCAGCACGGGAAAAGACGCCATAGAGATTATCATGGCAGGGGCCACGCTTGTGGGAATCGGTACGGCCGTGAGATACCGGGGGATCAACGTGTTTGATAAGGT